In the genome of Oryzias melastigma strain HK-1 linkage group LG19, ASM292280v2, whole genome shotgun sequence, the window tTGTTAtcttaaaagtgttaaaatgtagttttagattgttcaataaatgtttatcctggattttggccccttgtgtgactgagtttgacacctctgaccAAAAGAATGTTGTTCTGTAGGGatacaaataatttttcattaaactcTACAACTCTCCTTCTGCTACACAAAGATACAAGTTCTCTTGAACcttaatttgaacaaaattcCATGTTTTTAGTTATATAATTAGGTTTATATCCTTTCTGgtataaagcaaaataaacaaacccgAACATGTCTGGACACACCAAGACGTTTGGAGGATCTAAGTGATTCTATTGGtttcatttgttaaatattaaagtttgtggctcacaaatacatttatatatttttgcatgtttttaaagaacataTTTATGAGTCCAAAAGGACTCAAAGCAAGTTACTAGAGATAATaattctaaagtaaaaaaaatcgaATTCATTAATGTTCTAAACCCCTCAATAAAATTCaacctttgttttatttctatgatTCTCTCgtgttttattgaaatctagaggcatatttattctttttaaaggtccaaagaaccacaaaaattttaaaaccagCATTTTCCTGGATAAGGAAACTTAACAAGATAACCAagagatgacaaaaaatgtaattctgtttttagtgttttaaagctaatttgggtttgtcattttttattgttgtatttaattgtttttttatgcttaaagtAAGTTAATAAATCCAATCAATCAAGAGGTGGGAAGTAAAGAAAACAGAGGTCCCGGTGGTGGTTGGGGAACTCTGTGACCCCAAACTGGAGGAGAGTCTTCAGTGTATCTGAGAAACGACCATGAACGTTTGTGTCCAGAAGGGGGCAGACCTGAGCACAGGATGAGGAGTGACGTCACAGTCCAACCAGCTGAGAGTCTGATGAAGGGGGCAGAAAAGGGGCTTTCTTTcattatttagctttttatttttttatttaaaatttaatttgaaagttaaaatatCCCAGATCAAAGCATGTGTCGAGCTCAGTGATTGGTCTTCATCGACAGAgtggaaaaatgatttttatgtcaaaaagcaaataaatgttcaaataaaaacatgagttACTGATGCTGAAaagatgtcttaaaaaatgtaaaatcatttAAGTATATTTACTGATATTTTCACATGAGTTTTAGGTcgatttaccaaaataaaatatcaaattgtttaaaaataaaactacaaagaatagaaaaatgagactttaaaaggATTTTACACCGTCCATAAAAAGCATTTGcttctaaaatataatttaatatcattttttgtcattccCTGCAtccaaagctttaaaaaacactattttattttaattttttttctatttattttaccagtaaaccccattgagattagatctcttttccaagacagaaaatacaattaaaacaataaagtataaataaaatacaattacaataaaatacaattaaaatgaacagtatgataataatttttgtataattattaaaataaaaagaagcatcTTCGTGGTTTGACAACTATAAAGATAAGAACGATAAAATAGGTGcagataattttaaaaaactgcagaaatgatgacaaaaacagcTGCATGTTTTCAGTAGCTGCAGCACAAAACATGActaagcacttttttttaaaaagtagctcTTTCCAAGAAGTGCTGAGTCATTTTTAACGACAGCTCAGTGGAAAACTTCAAACTTCTAGAATGAAATAaccattttaaatgtgaaaatgtttcttttttttttacaaactttaagTAAACAACAATAAGGCTGTGAATTAAAACATCTCTAACCTTTATGGttcagtaataaaataaataaatgaataaaaatctattttaaatggacatattttgctcaatgtgtatttttttcccgttttctgctttaaaaaacatttttatgtccaTAAATAGTGTGCAGTCATGTGGGCTGCAGGTCCTCTCAGTCTTATCAGATGCTGCACGCCGGTTCTTCCCTCAGATATCCACAGAAGAGGTTTTATCTGCACAagacttcttctttttgttccaaatctttcatttatgtcaccatgaagcctttttcttacatttaaaccTGAAAAATATAAGCAGATGTTCTGGATTTCAACTTGAAACATGATGCAGCTAATCCAGATTcaagtcatttttgtttctctccaTCATGACATGATCCTTTTCCAGCATGAATCAGTCGATAGTCGCCCCCACCCTCCCCTGGCCACCGTCTGATAACACCATCAAGGGGGGGGGACGACCCGGCTGCTGAGGACGACACTCTCCAGCTACAGCAGAaatgagtttgttttaaagtttttaaggtttttgaaGGGGACACAAAATGGTTGATTGAGGCTCGTCCTGATTCTTTATTTGGATGAACCGTTTTGTTGAATCCAGCGACCCACAATGCTgtcaaagaaggagaaaaaactAATACGAGAAATATGGGAGAGGCTGAGTCCAGTGGCTGAAGACATCGGCGCAGACGCTCTCCTTAGGTATGTTCTCCACTCACACCTCCAAACTAGTCGTTATTCTTTAATCTATAATCTGATAAATTCATTAAATGTGCTTATATATTCATTAGGAGTTAAAATCACAGTAATGAgctcatttttgcatttataaatctttattttgatattttataatGCACTAATAGTCACTATTGTCAATCTAATTCAATAGTTAATAACCAAAATTGTATGAAACCAAGTTTTTActctcataaaataaaatatttcatggTAATAATTAGTTACTAGTCATTATAACTTGTTATAAAAACTTCTTACatattaattaatcattttataaCACTTAATAACAGATAACTAATGGTTATTATATAGAAatagtttcagatttttttctttcaagtaaaAATTGATAATTAGTGAGAAACATTTAGTGATGCTGTTTAAATGATGACTAATGATAAGTGATAATTGTAGTTATTTGTTAATAAACTGCTGCTAACATTAGTGCATGTTTATTAATCACTGTTAAATGTTAATAACAGAGAGTTTACTGTTGTTgcataaaattgaataattacTAACAAATTATCACGTAAATAAGCATTAATAAATACTaggaaacatttatttgtgctttttgttaGCATGTAGCATGACAATAAGTGATTAGTAAATTTTGTCACatgttaataaatgtcttaaaatgttaattcatttttttacaggtAAAATAACAGGGAGCCAACTAGTTTTGTATATAATTGAGCagttataaacacattttcattaaaaaaaataagcattcaTAGTTAGTAGtaagaaacatttagaaatgctaaccgttagcatgtggctaattTATAAGAGATTGCTAATTTTTATCATTATAGTTAACTTTTTCTTACATTAGTaagtgttaaaaacaattttctactggttaaataaaagttatttaattattattgcataaaattaaattattaccgacatatttttataaaaatgaacactCACAATTAGCAAGAAGCATTTAGCGATGCTAACTGTCTGTGAAAAGTGTTTACTAACTTTATCTGTTAGTAAACTTTTACCAGCAATATTATATGTAGATACAATTGAATAAttacaaacatattttcataaaaataacaattcatAATTAGCAATAAATCTTCAGCTATGCTAACTGTTAGCATGTTGGGTGATTAAAAAGTGCTTACTCATTTTTATCACTTGTTTGTAAGCTTTTGCTAACATTATTATATCTTAATTAGTTTTTTCTAATAACAGGTAGTTAACTGTTGTTTCATACAATTGAATAATTACAgacaaatgtttataaaaataagcatttataaTGAGCAAGAAGCATTCAACGATGCTAACTGCTAGCATGTTCCTTTACTAaagtgtttaatattttttctaaatataaatcaaggtaaaaaagatttttgtttagTAGTTCAGTAGTTTATGAAAAGCTAAATACTTTAATGATGATGTTTATAGGTGTCCagatatttgttgttgttgtttttccgcTGTAGGATGTTCGCTTCATTTCCGGGCACAAAGACATATTTCTCTCATCTGGACATCAGTCGTGGCTCCGCCCACCTGTCCTCCCACGGGAAGAAGATCGTCCTGGCCATCGCCGAGGGAGCCAAAGACATCAGCCAGCTGACCGTCACCCTGGCTCCTCTGCAGACGCTGCACGCCTACCAGCTCCGGATAGACCCCACCAACTTCAAGGTGGATtccaacaaaactttattgacaagaCACATTGAATCCATTACAAACTCGAAAACAAACTTTCACTAAATAATTATAAAAGCACCCCATCTAGCTTAATGCTGtcatgaaaaactgaaaattggataaataaagcaactaattatttttattctgacaaaacagTGTCATAAAAGTAAAGCTCCACtgcacatttcaaaataaaagtttttagtaTTTAAGGACAAAAATATTCTACAAACCAGAATCTTTTCACAGTCTAGATTGTGTAAAATCTTCAGTTTCAGTTTAGTTTCCATCTCTTTCTAACGTGTTTTCTCTCCTCCCAGCTGCTCTCTCACTGTATGCTCGTCACCCTGGCCTGTTATCTGGGCGAAGGCTTCACGCCGGAGGCGCACGCGGCCATGGACAAGTTCCTGTCGGCCTTTGCCGCCGTCCTCGCCGAGAAATACCGATGAGATTCATTCACCTCATTTCCAGATAGATTCAAGCTTTTGTGTAAATTCATTTATGTTCATGTTCTCTTAAAATAGAAGATTTAAGACTCACCTACTACAGTTTTACTCTTGTTTTTAGAGAATAAGCTCCAGTCtctagtaaaatatttatttttgtactaaTCATTGTTTCCATTCTAGAATAAAGTATATTTCAAACAAATCTTTgataatttctttatttgatgaaaaaatgaaaacaaaatatttttaaaatttacatgaTATGATTAAATACCTATTTTTtgacaacttttattttatttactcacaACAAACCATGAATCTGATTCATTGAATCAGTGTCGAAAACTAGGACAACACCACCACCTAGTGGTCGGATTGtagaattgattttttattttgtttttgtttattttaatggtttagttcttgttttttttttacctttacaagctaaataaaatgtaagaacCAAGAAAAAATATACTTATTGGGTTTATTTAAAAGTCTTGCATGAGATTTTGAGCCAATAAATGTTTTGAGTAGAACTTTTaccacaaaaactttattttttttaaatcttatgattttattcagattttggctggatttttttaactatatatttACTAGACTTTtactattaaatatatatatcttatgCGTGTCCTATGGTTGATATTCTAGTATTAAGATGAAATTATTTACAAATTCCTTCCAAAAATGGAAAAGCTTCTAATAATTGATGTTCAGCTGGATTGGTTTTTAGATTCttgtagaaataaaacacattttatcatCGTCCACATATTGAATTGTAGTTCAGAAGTTAGTTCTGTgctaaaagaatcttaaaattttgttattgtcaaacatgtttttaaagaggGAAAATAttcaataagttaaataaataaaagtttttgttttcaaaggaaattttattttactgtaatcatttttattaaatactttgaaaggttatttaaaatgtctttgttttccaaataATCGATGCTCAGTGTTCATTAATTAATGcataaaagctgtaaaaattttcatttgatgctttattattattatgctgcAATGCAGAGACTATGCTTTTATAAATCACTtaccctttttatttatttattttgtttattaaataacgtataaaataaaccacatttaAGACTCCAGagatttaaaacagtaaaactacAGAAATGAAGCAGAGATGTTATAAAAGTGCAGTAATTATTCAGAGTTTTTGAGGAAACTCACAACTTAATGACTTTAAGTTAGTGgatcaaatgtttctgtttccttcaaaactgcatttttatgttgaattaacaaattataaagcttttttttctgtagcagaaatctaaaattatgttcatataaaaaaacaaagtttagtaaatttattttaaagataatttttgtgcaaagaaaacgtgatataaaaaaaacacaaagtgtcAAAAGAGGAAATGAATCTTTTGAAATAATCATATTTCTCATTTATATGAACAATGAACCGTTTTAGTTTGATATCAGGTGaactgtccgtggtgctgaaacatctcttctatttttaataaatgttcatgtttCCTCTTGCAGACATGGAGATAAAATTAACCTCACAAATCAGTTTATTAAGatcattttttagatttctacaattgtcaaagttcaaattattttaaaaatgtttgaccttttttccgTTCTGAATATGTAGTTCTCATTTGTATTTATATGAGTTTTACACCTAAGATcgtatatttgtttttctactttgacttttttaaattttaaattccataaaaaagcaaaaccaaaagATCTTAAAAAGATTCAAGGGAGATAAAAGGAAGAGAAGGAACAAATCACAACATTCTCCGCCCTCTTTCACttcttttacataaaaaaggagtttaaaaaattagaaataatgTTCTGTATATAAACATAAACACATTCTATATAACATCAAAACGTTCACTTTAGATCAACAGATATTTTGTAGTTTCTATTCAGAAATGGGTGGAGTCTTGTTTGTGGGCGTGGttaataagttgttttttaataattacacTGCAGATGACATTaacaaataatgataaaaaatgctaaagattgaaaaaagtgagaaaatgtaaaaaaaattaaagtaaaaattcaatttttttcttttttttttttacagatttcatCCCTTTGATTTTCACATCTAAATATTGTATATGTTTATAACAATGTATattcattttaactttaaaaataataatttattacaTTAGGAAAATTGGTGtgttaaatgaaataaagaatacgtttattttaaacctacaaccttaaaaaacaaactaaaggattttttatgtattaacacaaaaaataatattaagcATAAAATAACCCAATGAATAATTAGactatttgcaaaaatatgatgtatattttaattttcaaaacttctgttctttgtttcagacaaaaactgagttctGGATGTTCTGTGGACctttatataaaaagaaaataacttttttaaattaatgttggAGTATGCGAACagaaaaaatgattgtttttgcttaaatatgtgTACACCCAGAAACTACGAttgatttttagtatttttgcaaataaaataaggcgataaaagaaacattaactgcatttttgttgctaaatgtctagatatttatttaaatgttatattttgttcattttagtgaaaatatttgaaaatttgCTTTCCGCAAATGATAGTTTATTCTTTGATGAAACTTTTTTATGAACTCGAATATCAAAAGTGGTTGTAGATCTCTAAAAAGTTGAATAACTCTAACATAAATTTGTGGATGTTCGTGTCGTTTTCTCGTCcctcctgcaggagctccaTCAGCTCCCGGTTCTTATCTGCCATGAACTACAGCTCAGAAAGTGAAGAGTCAAACACGAAAGaaggagagcagcagcagcagcgtggCTTTGCTTTGGCGGGCCTTTATTTCTTCACAGATCGGAGGGAACACACATGAACAGATGTCAGAGCTCCAGTCTCCTCTCCGCTCCTCTGCGGGCTCTAGTGGTACTGCCTTCCCAGGGCGGACACCACCACGGCCAGGAACTTCTGGAAGGTCGCCTGGACATCCGGGCTGAAGGCGGAGCCCATTTTGGCGGCGATGACGATGGTCAAGCAGTCGGCCAGCAGCTGCGGGAGACGGAGAGACACCGTTACGCACGTCCTGACGCACGCATGCGCCGTGCGCCCGCTGCGCACCTGCGCTCGTGACGCTCACCTTGAAGTTGTCGGGGTCCACGTGCAGCTTCTCGGAGTGCAGCACGCTCAGCTCGGCGTAGGTGGCCTTGATGTTGTCCATGTTCTTGACGGCGCGGTCCAGACCGTGCAGAACCTTGGTGCCGTGGGCGGCGATGTTCGGGTTGGTCTTGATGGCATCGGCGTTGTAGAGGTTTCCAAAGCTGGCGAAGTACCTCTGAGTCCAGGGGTAGACGATCAGACACCTGGAGGGAGGGCGGGAACACGTCATTAGTCAATGAATTCAATCGTGAACGGAGCAGAACTGGGCCCGGTTCTGTCCTCGCCTGCTGAGAGCCTTGGAGCCCACATCTTCATAGTCCAGGTTGGCGAAGATGTTGGTGATGATGCTGCGCTCCTGCTCGGTCCACTCAACCATGGCTGCGGGTTTTGTTTGTCTTCAGGCTTGAGAAAAAAGGCTGAATGGCGCATCCTGTCCGCGGGGGTCTATTTAAACGCCCCAAAGCCCCCCACGCCCTGCCGGGGGGAGAAGGGATAGGCTGGAGATCAGGCACTGCTGATAAACTGGAGACTTCTCCAGAACCTTCTGGGAGAGTCCGGGCCTCATAGTCCTGCTTTAATCAGACTTTAGAAGTCATTTTCAcataaaacccaaacttaaaatagattttttaaacattgtttagCAGTAATCAAAGCAAATTGAGatcaatttgaacaaaatcgactttttaaaaattaaaatacccAATTATTGAGTTATTATTGCATTGTAACGTATCCAAATattagaaattaaatttaaataagtatggagtcatcagcataaaaataatttatatttataatgtttatcacacacaaaatatatgtttttttattttaaaatacccaattatttcaggatttttaaattataaagcaTCAACATGTTgcaaatttagataaaaataaatatggagtcaaaataatttatatttataatgtttatcacacaaaaaacgtttttttttgtttaaaatacataattgtTGAGGTATTATTATGTTATAATGCATCAAAATATGGCAAATTACATTAAGTATACAGTCATCAGTGCAAAAGTAATTTaacaatttggcatttaagaGTGTTTATcacacaaaaaagttattttattgttaaaaaagacataataaTTGGAGAATTATTCAATCATATAACATCAAAATGTtgcaaattaaattataaaaaataagaacgGAGTCATCGgcgtaaaaataaattaaattttaaatgttcaacacaggaaaaaaatgttttttttctgcaaaaagtggaaaatttgatcatttaacaacatttctgtaattttttcacatttaaaaatgactagttttcatcaaattacatttttgagttgatggtttactcaagtTAAAAGTTGAACAAATATGCTTaaacaaatgacagaaatgttGTTAATTGCTCcaattttccacattttacaGTGCATGAATTTAAAgctctaaaagtaaaaaaatgagttattcAAACGTGCTTTTGTTTGATGCATTTAGAGAAGCAGCCAGacttttatcactttaaaaaacaaattattgaagcatttttaaacaatctaCCATCaattatctgcaaataaaaaaagtaagtaTCCAATCATCAGGATATCTTCTAAAAATGCTGAtcatacaaacaaaaactgcattaaatatattaaaatgaaaattttttttacacatttctcaTCAATCCAAAGctctaaaaatagaaatattgtaaaaactGTCAGTTTCTCTCTTTGTTTTAGACATTTGTTCCTCTCCCTCAGGAGCAGCCTGCTGTTATCATCTCAGCCACACGGCTGTTATCTGCAGCAGCGAGTCCTCCGCCCCGCCGCCGCGTGCCAACTCTGCAGGCCTTTTGATTAAAACGCCAAATATGCTGATTGATAAACGCCGCGTGGGCGGGACACTCCTACTTGATAGAAAAACATAATCATGAcggcaaaaaaataatgtaataccTGATAAATCTGGAAACTATTTTATGTGCATTTATGATCTAAAATCATATTCATAttttcactttctttaaaaaattgtattaattttcCTTTGATCTTTATTCTTTGaaattttttcattgtttttcagtttgtatTTTGGATCCAAATTTATGATAAACATGaaaattatttatgatttttgccCATCAAACATAGAATTTAAACTCATAATTGGGGTTATGCAGCTCagcaccataagccacgcccacacagggggattctgggaaaagaaggcttcagatcaacagcaaaaatggcttttaagacatttaggatgtggaatgtttgttaaaaacttcccagtcctaattaaaatcccactgggaacatttaaagaaaataaaaaatatattttatggggactaatttggcatttagcacatattttaactttattttcagcttcagcattttagcgatcaatttcagcatcttcagagaccaaattcagcttccagcattcacactagcattatttcagGGAATGATGtcataattcataattatgttaaaaagtttcggttttaaagtttaaacatttagctttagtgtgttttggattttgtcctcCTGTACGACTGAGTTGGACTCCCCtgaaataacactttttttttttaattagctacACTGTAAACAGTTAATTTAGCTGTAATCACAATTTTGAGAAAtcattcattatattttttagtttagtatCATTACTTACATACATTTCTTGTTTGAAACGTTAAAGAtgagttttaaatgttactaaATACAATATGTAGAGATCACTTCTGCTCTTAAGTTCCTGAaagagtgggcggagcttatATCAAAACTGTCTTTGAAGGaggttttgccatttttttaatgtcaaaaataaagtgagCGAGctacagttttacatttttttgcatttgcatcaGAGTTTGCATTAAGCTGAGTTTCTTGTCGTAAAATTATATATTCGTTGcttaaaaaagttgcttttcaatcctatttttttcccagagttTGAAAGTTAGCTGAAAATGGGCAATAAGTTAGCAttgctttttagtttttcttgatgttcaaaatgtaataattcTTTCTGCTTTgggattttaggctaattttgatgTAGTGaccaaacatttttgttcatcatCAACGTT includes:
- the zgc:163057 gene encoding hemoglobin subunit alpha-D isoform X2; amino-acid sequence: MLSKKEKKLIREIWERLSPVAEDIGADALLRMFASFPGTKTYFSHLDISRGSAHLSSHGKKIVLAIAEGAKDISQLTVTLAPLQTLHAYQLRIDPTNFKLLSHCMLVTLACYLGEGFTPEAHAAMDKFLSAFAAVLAEKYR
- the zgc:163057 gene encoding hemoglobin subunit alpha-D isoform X1 gives rise to the protein MLSKKEKKLIREIWERLSPVAEDIGADALLRYLLLLFFRCRMFASFPGTKTYFSHLDISRGSAHLSSHGKKIVLAIAEGAKDISQLTVTLAPLQTLHAYQLRIDPTNFKLLSHCMLVTLACYLGEGFTPEAHAAMDKFLSAFAAVLAEKYR
- the LOC112154609 gene encoding hemoglobin subunit beta-1 → MVEWTEQERSIITNIFANLDYEDVGSKALSRCLIVYPWTQRYFASFGNLYNADAIKTNPNIAAHGTKVLHGLDRAVKNMDNIKATYAELSVLHSEKLHVDPDNFKLLADCLTIVIAAKMGSAFSPDVQATFQKFLAVVVSALGRQYH